One region of Culex pipiens pallens isolate TS chromosome 2, TS_CPP_V2, whole genome shotgun sequence genomic DNA includes:
- the LOC128092959 gene encoding uncharacterized protein LOC128092959, producing MEFAKRYFVRHRNLWSSEFKNPKALYESASESAMRLADVCGAEIFRQNYTRNNRRLALLYADFTLYLVLSFWCITVLWGQLLDVMFCVVMIGGAVQAFAKIHSYTNPTIHELQMCNLENFQNVRKYDEFEEAMWNAATFCKFAVIFYAIFAKIMIGLIVAYSIVSSLVGEHYVLPFGYFFPWIDRDTLAGYWINFAYQSTLLVYGYCGLQASDLVFIFFIIHAIARLEIIIVYLKKLDLLTQSPELERNGSAINELLDDIIEKHIQHTGNLSDLDDVLQNGIYVNFGSLIAQTVFSCYILVTADEIWYTGSAVAFGSALQLFSACLMGTLLSSKVS from the exons ATGGAGTTTGCCAAGCGGTACTTTGTGCGCCACCGTAATTTGTGGAGCAGTGAGTTCAAAAATCCAAAGGCTTTGTACGAAAGTGCCTCCGAATCTGCGATGCGTTTGGCTGACGTTTGTGGGGCCGAAATTTTCCGTCAAAATTACACCCGGAACAATCGGCGGTTGGCTCTGCTGTACGCTGACTTTACGCTGTACCTGGTGCTTAGTTTCTGGTGCATTACAGTTCTGTGGGGTCAGCTACTTGACGTTATGTTTTGCGTCGTAATGATTGGAGGGGCTGTGCAG GCTTTTGCAAAGATTCACAGCTACACCAATCCCACGATTCATGAACTTCAAATGTGCAATTTGGAAAACTTTCAAAACGTTCGAAAATATGACGAGTTCGAGGAAGCGATGTGGAATGCAGcgactttttgcaaatttgccgtGATTTTTTACGCAATCTTCGCAAAAATCATGATCGGATTGATTGTAGCGTATTCAATCGTGAGCTCTCTCGTGGGCGAACACTACGTATTGCCGTTTGGATACTTCTTTCCATGGATTGACCGGGACACCTTGGCTGGATATTGGATTAATTTCGCTTACCAAAGTACATTACTGGTGTACGGCTATTGTGGATTGCAAGCTTCAGATCttgtattcatattttttatcattcatgCAATTGCACGACTGGAGATAATCATAGTTTATCTAAAAAAACTCGATCTCTTGACACAATCACCAGAGTTGGAACGGAATGGATCTGCCATAAATGAGTTATTGGATGATATTATCGAAAAACACATTCAACATACTGG GAATCTCAGTGATTTGGACGATGTTTTGCAAAACGGCATTTACGTCAACTTTGGCAGCTTGATCGCTCAAACTGTCTTTTCATGTTATATTCTTGTAAC GGCTGATGAAATCTGGTACACGGGGTCGGCGGTAGCGTTTGGCAGCGCATTGCAGTTGTTTTCCGCTTGTTTGATGGGAACGCTGCTGTCCAGTAAAGTAAGTTAG